Proteins encoded in a region of the Streptomyces akebiae genome:
- a CDS encoding dienelactone hydrolase family protein, giving the protein MNIMLFHSIYGLRPAVRRAADRLRGAGHEVWTPDLFDGRTFDTVEEGRALNEELGREEILKRAVLAAAPYSERGLVYAGFSLGAAVAQTLALGDKNARGLLLLHGTSDIAATASVDDLPVQLHVAEPDPFEPDDWLSAWYLQMRKAGADVEVYRYAGAGHLYTDPDLPDYDEEAAEATWHVALGFLETL; this is encoded by the coding sequence ATGAACATCATGCTCTTCCACTCGATCTACGGTCTGCGGCCCGCCGTGCGCCGGGCGGCGGACCGGCTGCGCGGTGCCGGACACGAGGTGTGGACCCCCGACCTCTTCGACGGCCGGACGTTCGACACGGTCGAGGAGGGCAGGGCCCTCAACGAGGAGCTGGGCCGGGAAGAGATCCTCAAGCGGGCGGTGCTGGCCGCCGCTCCCTACTCGGAGCGAGGGCTCGTCTACGCCGGGTTCTCACTCGGTGCCGCCGTCGCGCAGACCCTCGCCCTGGGCGACAAGAACGCGCGCGGGCTGCTGCTCCTGCACGGCACCTCGGACATCGCCGCCACCGCGTCGGTGGACGACCTGCCCGTTCAGCTGCACGTGGCCGAGCCCGACCCCTTCGAACCCGACGACTGGCTGAGCGCCTGGTATCTGCAGATGCGCAAGGCCGGCGCCGACGTCGAGGTCTACCGGTACGCGGGCGCCGGCCACCTCTACACCGACCCCGACCTCCCCGACTACGACGAGGAGGCCGCCGAGGCCACCTGGCACGTGGCTCTCGGCTTCCTCGAAACCCTGTGA
- a CDS encoding alkaline phosphatase D family protein — MTSRRSHSRPDSPTRPTSSSAPSRRTVVKAATAGAVLAAPLAAAIPAHAAEAPAFLHGVASGDPLPDGVLLWTRVTPTAAALPGSGIGPDIEVGWTVALDKAFTDIVAKGSTTASASSDHTVKADVRGLAPATDYWFRFSAGGTDSPAARTRTAPAADANVTGLRFGVVSCANWEGGYFAAYRHLAARGDLDAWLHLGDYIYEYGTGEYGTRDRVVRPHAPTHEILSLADYRVRHARYKTDPDLQALHAAAPVVAIWDDHEIANDAWSGGAENHTEGAEGGWTARQSAAKQAYFEWMPVRPAIAGTTYRRLRFGKLVDLSLLDLRSFRSQQVGIGDGEVDDADRTLTGRAQLDWLKAGLKSSDTTWRLVGNSVMIAPFALGNLTADLFEPLAELLGLPKEGLALNPDQWDGYTDDRRELLAHLRQNAIRNTVFLTGDIHMAWANDVPVNAGTYPLSASAATEFVVTSVTSDNLDDLVKVPEGTVSAVASPLIRAANRHVHWVDTDRHGYGVLDITAARAQMDFYVLSDRTRADATSSWARSYRTRSGTQKVERTYDPV, encoded by the coding sequence GTGACCAGTCGCAGATCTCACTCCAGACCCGATTCCCCTACCCGGCCCACGAGTTCGTCCGCCCCGAGCCGCCGTACCGTGGTGAAGGCGGCCACGGCCGGCGCCGTCCTCGCGGCACCGCTGGCGGCCGCGATACCGGCGCACGCGGCAGAGGCCCCCGCCTTCCTGCACGGCGTCGCCTCCGGCGATCCGCTGCCCGACGGTGTCCTGCTGTGGACCCGGGTGACGCCCACCGCCGCCGCGCTGCCCGGCTCCGGCATCGGCCCGGACATCGAGGTCGGCTGGACCGTCGCCCTGGACAAGGCGTTCACCGACATCGTCGCCAAGGGGTCGACGACCGCGAGCGCCTCCTCCGACCACACCGTCAAGGCGGACGTACGTGGGCTCGCGCCCGCCACCGACTACTGGTTCCGCTTCTCGGCCGGCGGCACCGACTCGCCCGCCGCCCGCACCCGCACCGCCCCGGCCGCCGACGCCAACGTCACCGGCCTGCGCTTCGGCGTGGTGTCCTGCGCCAACTGGGAGGGCGGGTACTTCGCGGCCTACCGTCATCTCGCCGCCCGCGGCGACCTTGACGCGTGGCTGCATCTCGGCGATTACATCTACGAGTACGGCACCGGCGAGTACGGCACCCGCGACAGGGTCGTACGACCGCACGCGCCGACCCACGAGATCCTCTCCCTCGCCGACTACCGCGTCCGGCACGCCCGTTACAAGACCGACCCGGACCTCCAGGCCCTGCACGCGGCCGCGCCGGTCGTCGCCATCTGGGACGACCACGAGATCGCCAACGACGCGTGGTCGGGGGGTGCCGAGAACCACACCGAGGGCGCGGAGGGCGGCTGGACGGCCCGTCAGTCGGCGGCCAAGCAGGCCTACTTCGAGTGGATGCCGGTGCGCCCGGCGATCGCGGGCACCACCTACCGACGCCTGCGTTTCGGCAAGCTCGTCGACCTCTCACTCCTCGACCTGCGCTCCTTCCGGTCGCAGCAGGTGGGCATAGGCGACGGCGAGGTCGACGACGCGGACCGCACGCTGACCGGCCGGGCCCAGCTCGACTGGCTGAAGGCCGGGCTGAAGTCCTCCGACACGACGTGGCGTCTGGTCGGCAACTCGGTGATGATCGCCCCGTTCGCCCTCGGCAACCTCACCGCCGACCTCTTCGAACCCCTCGCCGAACTGCTGGGACTGCCGAAGGAGGGTCTCGCCCTCAACCCGGACCAGTGGGACGGCTACACCGACGACCGCCGCGAACTCCTCGCCCACCTGCGGCAGAACGCGATCCGCAACACGGTCTTCCTCACCGGTGACATCCACATGGCCTGGGCCAACGACGTGCCGGTCAACGCCGGTACGTACCCGCTGTCGGCGTCCGCCGCCACCGAGTTCGTCGTCACGTCGGTCACCTCCGACAACCTGGACGACCTCGTCAAGGTCCCGGAGGGCACCGTCTCCGCGGTGGCCTCCCCGCTGATCCGCGCCGCCAACCGGCACGTCCACTGGGTCGACACCGACCGGCACGGCTACGGCGTGCTGGACATCACCGCCGCGCGGGCGCAGATGGACTTCTACGTCCTGTCCGACCGCACGAGGGCCGACGCGACCTCGTCCTGGGCGCGCTCGTACCGGACGCGGAGCGGGACGCAGAAGGTGGAGCGGACGTACGACCCCGTGTGA